A stretch of DNA from Strigops habroptila isolate Jane chromosome 1, bStrHab1.2.pri, whole genome shotgun sequence:
AGATCTGTCTGTCCGAGTGTGACATCTACAGGTAAGGGGGCAGGAGCTCGCCCCGGGCCTGCGTCCTGTGGCCTCCACACCAGGGAGGGGTCTTGTCCTCCCTCCCAGCCCGGCCCAGGGGCAGGGGGTGGCTCCTGCCACCGGCCAGCTGGGCGGCCCATGGAGGTGGCTCCAGGCTCACCCAGTCCCCGGGGTTGGCCCCGGGAGCAGGATCCAACGTGGTGTTTCCATTCCACTTGTTGCAGCTACAACCCCGACCTGGACTCGGACCCTTTTGGGGAGGACGGCAGCCTCTGGTCCTTCAACTACTTCTTCTACAACAAGAGGCTGAAGAGGATCGTCTTCTTCACGTGTCGTTCCATCAGGTCAGGCCAGGCCACGTCCCTGAAGTCACCCCAAAAATGAATCCCCTGTTTGCAAGCCATGGCCCTGCTGAGGAGGAACCTCCAGTCCCTGCTGGCCCCAAGCTGGGTGCAGTAGAAATGTCCTCTGGAGCTGCTAAACCTCATCCTGGGCTTTATTCATGGActcatggaatgggttgggttgaagggatcttaaaagtcctccagctccagcccctgccacggacagggacaccttccactagagcagggtgctccaagcccctgtgtccaacctggccttgaacactgccagggatggggcagccacagcttctgccttcaacctctgccagtgtcccagcaccctcatggggaagaacttcatcccagtgtcccatataactcttccctcttccaattggagccattgctcctcatcccatccctgcatcccttttgcaaagcccctctccaggtttcctggagcccctttaggcactggagctgctctaagctcTCCTTTGCCCCTCCAGCGGGTACACGTACACGCGCTCGGAAGCTGGCAATGAGCTGGACATGGATCTTGGTGAAGGAGACGTGGAGGAGAACAGGGACACGGGCGACGCCGAGAGCGGCAGCATCGAGGAGGAGAGGTGGGTGAGCTCCGTGGGTCGGACACTGGGTGagctctgtgtctctgtgtgtcaGTCACTGGGTGagctctgtgtctctgtgtgtcaGTCACTGGGTGAGCTCTGTGGGTGAGCTCTGTGGGTCGGATGCTGTGGGTGAGCTCTGTGGGTCGGATGCTGTGGGTGAGCTCTGTGGGTCGGATGCTGTGGGTGAGCTCTGTGGGTTGGGCGCTGTGGGTCGGATGCACTCCTGCAggggttgggttggaaggacccTCAGAGACccccatctgctgctgcctcctcccagcGCCGTGACGCCAGGTGCTTGCTTCCAGGTTGCAGGTTATGTGCATGTGAGGCCCGGGGAGCCCCGGGGCGCCGCAGCCGCGCTGCACCCCGtgctctgcctgcacccccGAGGAGGCAGCCCcgagctgccccatcccctgcccagCACGTACACTGGAGACCCCCAGGACACCTCCCCGTGCCCTGCGCGGACGCCCCGTGGGGAGCTCCCCGAAGCTTTGCTGCACTTTATCCTCCTCTCCTCGGCTGCACTGACCCGCAGAGCGCCCGCGGAGCTGGGGCCGGGCTGGATTGTCCCCACAGCACTTGGCCTGAACTGGTTGTGACCCATAGACGCCGTCCGTCCACGGCTCCGGCGGCCACGGTGGGACCCCCCCGGCCTCCCCCCGCAGATGAACTCCACAAACTGTCCTTGGAGAAGGTCCGTTGTTTCAAAGGGGTTTGCTTTGCTCCCGCCCCGGCCGCGGGTGTCCTGGTGCCGCCGGAGCCCTTCGGTGAGTCCCTGCTGGACCCGGCACCGCAGCAGCACCCCCCACCTCCCTGGGGGCCCGGGGGTGTCAAACCCAACCTGACTTTTGGCAGCGGGAGGCCGGAGCGGGGCCAGTGCCGGGGCTGGGTGGGGGTGAGCAGGgcgctgggtgctgctgctcccacccctgctttgcttcagcagcggctgccccatccctccatccccatcaccccacTGCGGAGCGAgagcggggggggggcaaatccccccccccctccaatCTGTAttttggctgggacagagcAGGGTGAACTCACCTGTGTTTAGTTGAGCTGAGTTTAATTGAGCTGAGTTGGCTTGAGCTGAGTTGAGCTGAGCCCAGTTGAGTTGAGCTGATTGAGTTGAGATTAATTAAGTTGGGTTGAGCTGAGTTGAGTTGGGTTGAGTTGGGCCCGGTTGAGCTGGGTTGAAGCTGAGTTGAAGCTGGGTTGAGTTCAGCTGAGCTGAGCACACACAAAGaggggcagcagctgcctcagcatcctcatgACACCCTCTGCCCCCcaagaggagctgctgtggggcagcaccagccctACGGGCCCTCacctccccccgccccgcgcagcCTCCACGgcccctgccccatggctgggggACCTGGGGGTCTCTGTCTTTCAGAAGAGGCTGTTCAGGGGCGCTGGGGTGCCccaaggatgctgggggggaTTTGTTCCCCATGTCCCTGGGCTTGATGCAGGGTGAGAGGCTCCAGGTGATGCTGTAGATGCAGCTCCAGCCTTTGGCTGAGCCTTGGGTGCAGGGGGAAGACAGAGAGACCCATAGACAGACAGACCCCAGAGAGACAGACCCCAGAGAGTCAGAGACGCCAGGCTGGCCCCAGACAGACCCACAGACAGACCCCTGAGAGGCACCCAGCCAGGCAAACCCCAGACCCACCCCTTTGTCCATGGGGGCCGGGCCGGGTGCTCCGTCGGTGGCTCCGCAGCTCCTTGTCCCCACTGTGACCCCAGAGCTTGGTCTGAACTTGGAGCTTGTGccccctgctcctggggctggagcCGCTGCTGCCCTCGTCGGGGTTTGCCTTCagcacccccacccccccgcagcacccatgggtgctcccaGCAGGATTCAGCTCCATCCCGTCCCTGCATCCCCGCTCCAGCGCTCCCGTGGCTGCCTCCCTGTGCCCCGCCAGGGAGGCACTCGCAGCGTAGCAATGTATCGTCACCAATAAAGGTTTCCTTGTGATCGGCCCCCCCGGCCTTGGGCACCTGCCGtgggggcagcggggctgggggggacacGAGCTGGGGCTCAGGCGCAGCCCAAGGGTTGGGGTTTGGAACCACCTCATCTGGGTCCTTCGCGGGGTCATTCCCGCTCCGTGGCCTCTCCTGGACACTTGGTCTTTGCTTCAGGTTCTGCCTTTATTGCTTTGTGCTCTCTGGAGCTGGATTTCATCATGGAATCCgggaatggcttgggttggagggagcttaaagctcgtccagctccaacccctgccccgggcagggacaccttccactagagcaggttgctccaagcccctgtgtccaacctggccttgaacactgccagggatggggcagccacagcttctctgggcaccctgtgccagcgcctcagcaccctttAAATAACTCTCTACTTGTCACCACGTGTGAAGGTCACTCACCCAACCCCCTCCTGCACGTGGTTTTCTCAATGGTGCAATGATTCCATCACTGGGGAATGACGGGATCATTCCCGAACCACTTCTCGGAggtttcctttccatttccttttggtttttcCTGGCAGCGCTTCCAGATGTCTGTTAAACACGGCCTGTGCCCCATCCCAGCGCTGAGGAAGAGGGGGAAGTgtggctgagagagctggggggggcagcctggagaggagaaggctcctgaaggggagaccttagagcagctccagtgcctaaaggggctccaggaaacctggagaggggctttggacaagggatgcagggacaggccaaggggaatggctttaacctgcccgaggggacactgagatgagctctgaggcagaagctcttccctgtgagggtgctgaggcgctggcacagacttttcccagagaagctgtggctgccccatccctggcagtgttcaaggccaggttggacacaggggcttggagcaacctgctctagtggaaggtgtccctgtccggggcagggagctggagctaTGATCCCAATGGAAGAAATCCAGGGAATAAGGAAATCCTCCCCACTGGCCACGGCCCGATATCTGGAATTGGCCTGAGGCCGGGACAGCCTTGAGCACGCCCCCAGGTTCTAAATCCCTTCTTCCCGTGGTGCCAATGCTCTCATGTGCAGATCCGTCCCGTGAACGGGAGCAGGGAACAAAGCCACGTGTGACGGGTTTAATCCCAaggtttctgtgctgctgcccccagGGCTACTTCCCGAGGGAGAAGTTTCTGCTCAGCCGCAGCACGTGGGGCACTGACCCGAGCGTCGCTTCCGAGCCCGCTCCGAGCAGGAGAACCAACCCCTTTGCCCTGGGGGATTCCAGACAAGGTCCTTGCGCACAACCTTAGTGCAGCGTAAACCCATTCCCAAGCAGCCAACATCAATAGCCGGGACCTCCCCGACTTCCTGGCTCCCGAAATTCGCAGGGTTCAGTCACAGCGCCTGGAATTTGCGCTGTCCGGATGCACAAActccagccctgtccccagcagagCCCGGGCACCTGCTGCTGCCgcttccctgctcccagggagCGAGCTTATCCCTTGGGATGGAGCCTGGCGGGATCCGGAGCTCTGGGAGCATGGCAGAGGGAGCCAGGCCAGCACCTCTGCTCCCCTGAAGGGGATAGAGCCCATCCCCGAGGCCACTGGTGGCTGTTGGAGGCACTGGGATGTGTGGGGGTGCTCCGGGTGTCAGCGCGGCTCCAGCCAGGATCACGTTGGGAATTGCCAAGGTCCCGGCTGGGACTGAGCTGGGACCTGCCCTGGGCACAGCCGGGATCAAGCTGGGGATCGCCATAGGCTGGTGCTGAATTTGGCATCACTGTGGGACCGGCCAGGATGGAGTTGGGAATTGCCATGGATCAGTCAGGACTTGGAGGTGCCACCcgggatggagctggggaggggctgGGTGAAGGAGATGGCACCATGGCAGGGTCCAGGCAACGCCCCGGGCTCCGGTCTGCGTCCACCAGCACCGCCGGCACCGGAGCCGGCACCAGCACCTCCACCGGGACCCCACCAGGTCAGCACCGGGTGCTCACGGGGGGCTTGGCCACCCCGAGGTCTGCTCGAGGGCCCCCATGGCAGGACACATGGGGCCCAGGAGGTTCCGGATGCTCGCCGGTGGCGGGTCCTTCCCCGCCGCCTCCCGGGGACGCCCCGTCCCTCCCGCCACCGGCCCACCCGCACTAGGACCCCGCGGCGCCGCAGCGCAGGGGGCGGGGCCTATCGATGGACGTGGCTTATCAAGGGGCGTGGCCTCGCATGTCTCcactcctccctcccttcccagaATCCCATCCACCGCCTGCCCCTCCCCTTTGCCTTGTACTCGATTGGCCCAGTGGCAGCGCGGCCCCTCCCTCTTCACGCTCATTGGCTGCCGCGCCCACCCCGCCCCTCCGTTGCCAGGAGACGCCTTCCGTGCAAGATGGCGGCCGCCACGgcggagcaggagcaggaggaggccgCGGCGGCGCTGGCGGCGCTGCTGGGCCCTGCcgcgggcggcgcggcgcgggcggGCGCGGCCGGGGCGGCGCTGTCGCTGTCGGGGtcggcggcggggcggcggctgCTGGCGGGGCGGCCCGCGCTGCTGGCGGCGCTGCTGCGGCTGGCGGCGGAGCCGGGCCCGGGGCCGGCCCGCGCGGCGCGGTGCTGCCTGCTCAACGTGTCGGCCGAGCCCGCGGCCCGCGGGGCGCTGCTGCCCGCGCTGCCCtcgctgctgccgctgctgccgGACGGGCCGCTCTGCGGGCTCCTGGCCAACCTCAGCCGCGAgcggggcgcggcgcgggcCGTGCTGCGGGCGCTCGGGCCCCGCTGGGACGCGCTGCTCCAGGCGCTCGCTcggccccggccgccgccggAGCTCGGGCCGCTGCTCTGCAACCTCAGCCAGGTCCCCGAGGGGCGCCGCGGGCTCCTGGACCGCTCCCGGTACGGCCCCGGGCGGGGGCGGGCTCCGGGGGGGCGTGCCCCGGCCCACAGTGACCGTCCCGCCCGCAGGTGCTCGGTGCAGCGGCTCCTGCCCTTCACGCAGTACCGAGACTCCGCCGAGCTCCGCCGCGGCATCGTGGGCGCGCTCCGGAACTGCTGCTTCGAGCACGGTGAGAGCCCCGCGCCCGGCCCCAGGGACCGCGGACCGGCTGCCGGGACCCCCCGCCCGGGCCCCGGGGGGCTGCCGGGACCCCCCGTCCTCACCAAGGGCCTCTTTCCCTCACCCGGGACCTGCTGCCCTTGTCCCGAGGCTCTGATGGAGCCTCCTGCCCTCAGCCGGGGCCCTGCCCTcacccaggggtgctgctgGCGCTCCCTGCCCTTGCCCAAGGACCCCCTGCCCTCGCCCTGGAGCTCTGCTGGGCCCCTGCCCTCACCCGGCGTGCTGCTGGGGCCTCCTGCCCTCGCCAGGGGTCTCTTGCCCTCTCTCAGGGCCTCCTGCCCCTGTCCTGGAGCTCTACTGGGGTCTCCTGCCCTCACCCAGAGCTCACCCTGTGCCCCCCCCTCACCCCGGGATGCTGATGGAGCCTCCTGCCCtcaccctggggtgctgctggttCCTGCTGCCCTCACCCAGAGCCCTGGTGCCCCCTGCCTTCACGCTAGAGCCCACCCAGGGTCCCATGCCCAGGGCCTCCTGCCCTCACCCGGGGTGCTGCcggctcctgctgccctcacCCTGGTGGGCTTTGGGGGGCCATGGCCAGGAGaaccatcacccctgtcccagaGGGTGTCCCCCCCGTACAGCACCCAGGCAGGGCCCGGCTGTGCCCGGGGGGGCCAGGCTGGGCCGCGGCGGCTCCTCTGACGCAGCCCGTCCCCAGAGCACCACGAGTGGCTGCTGAGCGAGGCCGTGGACATCCTGcccttcctgctcctgcccctcgCCGGCCCCGAGGAGCTCCCTCAGGAGGACATGGAGCGTAagtgggtgctggggcaggaggtgggtgccgggggggggcaCGTGTCACCCACTGAGGGCGCctgtccccagggctgccccCGGACCTGCAGTACCTACCCCCGGACAAGCAGCGCGAGGAGGAGCCCGACAtcaggaggatgctgctggaggCCGTCATGTTGGTGGGTTCCTCTGCTGTGGAACCGTGGGGCAGCCGTGGGGAACGGTGCTCCAGGGGGGTGGGTCCTCGTGGGGGGTGATGGGGCCAGCCTGGCTGGAAACCAGGCAGGGGCAGTGGCCGCTGCAGGGTCCTGGGTGCTGCCCACATCCTGCCCATGGTCACCATTGATGCTGTGGGCGATGGGGCAGAGCGGGCCTGAGGCACGTCCATGGGTGATGCTGGAGCTTCCAGAGGGATggaggatgggatggggaggggcGGGTGGTGCGGGGCGGCCCCACAGCCACAGGGACGCGGTGGGAGAGGCCAGCACggggggctggggctggggtgggtCGGGGGGTTCCATCCTGTGCTCTCCCCCCCAGCTCACGGCCACGGGGCCCGGGCGGCGCCTGGTGCGGGACATGGGCACGTACGTGGTGCTGCGGGAGCTGCACGGCTGGGAGCAGCACCCCGGGGTGCGGGCGGCCTGCGAGCGCCTGCTGCAGGTGAGCGGGGGCTCCTGCACCCCCggagccttcctcctcctcctcctcacctccctccctccttcccagagccttcctcctcctcctcctcaccccccaTCCCTCTTCCCAGagtcttcctctttcttttctttgcttcctggagccttcctcctcctcacgccccctccccccccccctttccggtgccttcctcctcctcctcatcccccCATCCACCCGCCACCCCCggagccttcctcctcctcctcctcaccccccaTCCCTCTTCCCAGagtcttcctctttctcttctttgcttcctggagccttcctcctcctcacgcccccttccccccttctttccggtgccttcctcctcctcctcgtccccTCATCCACCCGCCACCCCCagagccttcctcctcctggcccCCCTTCCTGAAGCCTTCCTCTTCCTCGCCCACCCGCCCTCCTGGGgccttcctccccatccctgagCCTTCCCCCTCCGTCCCCAGGTGGTGATCGGGGACGAGCCTCCCCCGGGCATGGAGAACCTGCTGGAGGTGACCATCCCGCCGGAcgtggagcagcagctccagtgccaggaccgggaggaagaggagcagcgATGGTGGGAGCCGGAGCAGGAGCCGGAAGGCTCGAGCCACGAGGGACCCTCCCGGTGACGCTGTGGGTCACCCCCAACACCCTGTGGGGTGAAACTGGGACCCACCTTTGGGGTCCTGCAGGGCAGGGCCCCCCGCTTTGCCCCCTGCTGTGGGGTGAGGTTGGAACGTGGTGCTGGGGGTCAGGAAGGTGCTCCCTGCCcggtgctgtggggctggaccCCCCCCGCCTGGGCCCACACAATGTGCCTTGAGGAATAAAAGGTTTCCAGCCCCAACCCACCATGAAGCCCCTCATGATGTCCCTCGCCCCCCCGGCAGCCCCATGGGGTCCAGCTGTGCCCCACGGCGCTGGTGGGTCCCGTGTCAGGAGGGGGCTGGGGTCCAAGGCGCACCCCTGGGTGGGGAACGCCGTGTGTGGGACACCC
This window harbors:
- the HGH1 gene encoding protein HGH1 homolog isoform X1, whose amino-acid sequence is MAAATAEQEQEEAAAALAALLGPAAGGAARAGAAGAALSLSGSAAGRRLLAGRPALLAALLRLAAEPGPGPARAARCCLLNVSAEPAARGALLPALPSLLPLLPDGPLCGLLANLSRERGAARAVLRALGPRWDALLQALARPRPPPELGPLLCNLSQVPEGRRGLLDRSRCSVQRLLPFTQYRDSAELRRGIVGALRNCCFEHEHHEWLLSEAVDILPFLLLPLAGPEELPQEDMERLPPDLQYLPPDKQREEEPDIRRMLLEAVMLLTATGPGRRLVRDMGTYVVLRELHGWEQHPGVRAACERLLQVVIGDEPPPGMENLLEVTIPPDVEQQLQCQDREEEEQRWWEPEQEPEGSSHEGPSR
- the HGH1 gene encoding protein HGH1 homolog isoform X2 codes for the protein MAAATAEQEQEEAAAALAALLGPAAGGAARAGAAGAALSLSGSAAGRRLLAGRPALLAALLRLAAEPGPGPARAARCCLLNVSAEPAARGALLPALPSLLPLLPDGPLCGLLANLSRERGAARAVLRALGPRWDALLQALARPRPPPELGPLLCNLSQVPEGRRGLLDRSRCSVQRLLPFTQYRDSAELRRGIVGALRNCCFEHEHHEWLLSEAVDILPFLLLPLAGPEELPQEDMERLPPDLQYLPPDKQREEEPDIRRMLLEAVMLVVIGDEPPPGMENLLEVTIPPDVEQQLQCQDREEEEQRWWEPEQEPEGSSHEGPSR